One Ictalurus furcatus strain D&B chromosome 7, Billie_1.0, whole genome shotgun sequence genomic window, TCTTTTTAGTTCTGCTGTTCTTTAATTTGGCACGTCGGCGCATGGAGTTACGAAATCTACAATGGGGAAATCTTTCTGTGGTTTCTGGTAAAGGGAGGCAGAAAGGTAAATCATTAACACTGCTTATAAACAAAGCAACTTGCTTTTATAAACTCATATGGATCTGGGATTAATCCGAAGGTTTTCTGCTGCGGTCCGTGGTGAAGAACAACCGAGAAGatgaggattattattattatcctggCTTTTTCTATTTGTTCATGTCCAGCTGTGCTCGGTAagatgtgtgagagtgtgtgtgtgtgtgtgtgtgtgtgtgtgtgtgtgtgtgtgtgtgtgtgtgtgtatatatatatatatatatatatatatatatatatatatatatatatatatatatatatataaaaactgcaGTTATGGCTTgcgaaatgtattttatttgttatgtaaAATTCCACAGTATGCAAAAGTCTCCCCCCCCAGTTTACAGAGTGCTTCATGCAAGCACACCAGCATGAGAGGTTAGAAGGCTCATAGTTTTCTGAATGTACTGAAGCTCTGATATATTTGAAAGATTATTTAACAGAGTATTCTCAATATGGTGCAGTGTGATTTTTGCACACGTACAGTAGCTGTAGTTATGAGTCTTACGATGTCACAACAGCCTCGTTCACATTTTAATAACTGGGGTTCTATCGAAACGTTCAGTGGATTTCCAAAACCTGTCCATCAGCTAATGTTACACAATAACAAAGACAATGTAACATGAtaaaagaggggggaaaaaactatgATACCCAGCTGTATGTAAAGAAAAGAGCAAATCTCATCTTTATTAATTCATGTTTTCCAACCCCTCTCAATTTATGGTTTTGTTATTGGGGTAAGTTCCATAATTTGCAGAAAACAGAGTGGATGTATAAagaaaacatcaaaaaaaaaacaagatatgATAAGTGGGAGatctccttcactgagactgagagacagaaacCACTCCTTCTTCAGTGATACTGACACTCAGGCCGCACCTCCTTCaaagagactgacagacagaaacCACTCCTCCTTCAGTGACCCTGACCCTCAGGCcatacctccttcactgagccGGACAGAGACAATCTGACCTATTTTGCATTGGCTAGTGTCCCTGTGATTGACATGGGAGAGAGAATATGCCCCTCCCACCTAGAAagcacggccaattttgctctcccAGCTCCCAAGTACAGATGGCCGTACCATCTTCATCATGGGGCCAACACTTTTCTGTGTAGCCCCGGTTGGGAACACTAAAAAGATTTCGCTTTTAGGTTTTAAATTTACATACATCatttcttgcaaaaaaaaaaaaaaaaactaatgcaaacaagcaaacattcgtACATAACATAATCCATAATAGACCAAAATGATTGCCTGGTGTCAGGGATTTAGGAAGAGGAATTGTCTCAGGTTCTCTAAGATGCTtcggagcaaaaaaaaaaaaacgttccaAATCAATCGACATTCTCGTATCACAGTAAGAAGCCAATCACCAAACgtcgactttgtttcatttgttactGTTTACGGCTCAAACTCAGAAAGACGATTTGATTCGTCTTGCAATTACgacatgcagttttgcattcgggtctcctttgaacagtggactagttcaacaggattcaaacagacttcatataaaaccataatgaactttccttcactttcacactgtccgttgttacccagatgaggacgagttcccttctgagtctggttcctctcaaggtttcttcctcatatcatcttagtgAGTTTTtccctcgccaccgtcaccactggcttgctcaatacggataaattcacacacttaaaattgtatccctgtgtttatatatttctgtaaagctgctttgagacaacgatgttctaaaaagtgctatacaaataaaattgaattgaattgattccGTTATTTCAGAAGGCATTTTCACATTGTGACGTTTCTTTACCCAAGACTTTTTGTGATGTACCCAACGTGCAGTGGATTGGTTAGGGTGCCAACATTTCTTCTACACCATGCGTTTCTGATTGCAGCAATTGTACTAAACTGTGAACGTCCAAAACTCATGAATGGCTTTTTCGTCCCGCACTTGGACATTTATGAACACGGCGTTAATATTTCCTACGGCTGTGACACGGGCCTGAAACCTGCCCTCGAGACGTGGTGGGGAGAAATAACATGCAATGAAGGCCAATGGTCTCACAACCCTCAGTGCATCGGTGAGTATTTTACCGATCAATAACATGATCAGTGCAATATTTCAACTCTAAGcagttgtttatatatatatatatatatatatatatatatatatatatatatacacatacatatatatatatatatatatatatatatatatatatatatatatatatatatatatatatatatatatatatatatatatatgaagaccacaatgaaaaaacaatcagagtcacaaaactgtattttggaGTTGTGCATCCATGGCTGTTGATTGAGCATTGAAGAACAATCTCATAAATGTACTTGGATGATCGAAAGATCAGGGTATcagaattttccatttaaaattaaGCCATGCTATGGAAAAATGATCAGAGTCCAGTCACATGACCGAAATCAGCCAATAGGCTTTGAGTAATGGCGGACGCCCAGCTGAGTGAATTTCATTGTTAACTTACTATCAAATTTCTTCAACATATCTCATTAGTAATTGCTCTCAGCAAACTTCAGTACTAGATCAAACAACATGTCACGTGCGAAATACAACGACATTCAGTGTCTAAAAAGGTTTTGTGGACCACTCAGTCAAGCTTTTTTTGATGAACTCCCTGTATATGACAGAATTGTGGGTAATATTCAAGTTGagattgatgtataatgtatattctgtgagttttcggtatttaagtgatgttgatgatgctcagtagaataaattagtataagttcatcactgtattactgtgaatacccacgaaagaaagatcagagtccacgcaagcattttttcatgcttcaattaacacaatgtaaacaataatggctgataacttttggtgtcttcataaagactatgaattggtctagtgaacatatcatcaagattttctctgttctcaactattatgacataagaaggttctgaaattttaaatcaaattctGGAATTCAAGCACAATGTGACTGATCGTTTTATCATTGCTGCCTTAATATATATTCTGCTTGTTGGTTTGTTCTACTAACCATGTTCTTATGTTTACTTCCATGACTTCCACAGTATGTACATGACATTTATCCTGTTATCCagcagacacatacacacaggttaataataaaatcgTAAAATAATACAGAAAGCTTCTTGCGTCTGTTGTCCTAGATAAAACACACTGTTCCCCACATGTGCCAAACACCCATGCCGAAAAGCCGTTAAAAACATCCTATGCTCCTAACGAGGACTTTCATTTCAAATGCGAGCCCGACTTTGAGTTTGAAAGTGGAAACTCAAAAGCAAGGtgtgaaaatggaaaatggatgctGCCGAAGTGTACGCGTGAGTGTCCTTGCTGCAAAACGTGAATAATATTTCCCGAGCGACTTTGCGTCACGCTAACAGAAAGATTTCTATTCTGCAGGAAAGCCTGAATTTTGCGCGCCTCCTCCCCGGGTTTTCAAGGGAATGATCATACAACCTTACCAGGATGCGTTCAAGAACGGCGCTCGGCTCGATTACGTCTGTGCAGAAGGATATAAGATAGAAGGAAACAATTATAACGTCTGTGAAAACGGCCGGTGGACCAATAGCCCTACATGTGGTAAGATTCTTTTACGTACTTTTGTTTTACATCTGATTgtggatggaaagaaaaaatctaaaatcCCCTATGATCGGAGGTAAGTTACACCGTGTGTGCGCCCATGTTGCTGAATAACTACTCAAGTGACGCCACAAATATGTAAaatcttctgtttttttgttgtatttttttgttgtttttaattctaGTTGAAAAATCACCATGTAGTAGTAAACCAGCTGTGCAAAACGCCCGACCCGCAGACAAGTTAAAAAGGTCCTATAACCATGGAGACACCGTTCAGTTTATATGTAACAGAGGCTACAGGTTTGAAGACACAGACTCCGCACAGTGTGAAGACGGAACCTGGAAGCTGCCGGGGTGTATAGGTGAGCGTCCTCATTACAAACATGACTCATATTTCTCAACAACACCAAGGCGTTATAAATTAAAGAAGGGTTCATGAGGAGAACGAGGGCTTTGGGAGGGAGGCAGGCATTTGAGACGAATAATAACATGGCGTTTAAGACTAAAATTCAGGGGTAAATTACACTGTGTGCGAAAAAGTACAgtaaatgaacatttaaagCCACGCACGAtctgtttattttgttctaGATCCAACACGGTGTACTGCCCCACGAGTGGCGAACGCCCGGCCTACAGGATCGTTAGAGTCATCCTATAGTTCTGGAACATATGTTAGGTTTCAATGTGACTACGGCTATGAGTTTAAAAGAGGAGACCCATATGCAACGTGTGTAGACGGAACCTGGAGGCTGCCggtgtgtaagtatcctcgcaAGTATTATTTGTGATGagtctgatggtttgaggtctCAGAGTTGCGTAGTCTGTTTATAATACTTTATTTTCTAAGTCACTTGGGGGGAAAGAATCACATttttttgggcttgttttgtaAATATGGTCGCTTGTTAGGAAAATCTGACGAGCAacatcgtgttttttttttgtttgttttttgtttttatatatatatatatatatatatatatatatatatatatatatatattttttttttttttttacatttatggtctATCTATTTTCCCCAGTGCATTGACACTGTCTGCTCACAGCCTCACAATAATATCAGCGCTGTAGTGTATTTCTCCCTCCTACAATTATTACAGGTTattacacaaaaacaagcataacACACTCgtataacatatataaatatatatatgttataacatatatacatacatatatatatatatatatatatatatatatatatatatatatatatacacacacatacatacacgcacacactaatAGTAGTTATGGTTCTAATGTAATCTCCTTTTCCGTCTCTCCAGTCATATTCTGCTGGCCGGTGAGCACAGACGAGTGCCCGTCCTCCCAATAAACTTTGCGTCCGTCTTCAGTCTCTTTGGCTCTCTGCGTTTTCACctcctctcaaaagccatgccgaTATTAATTCTCACTTTAGCGCAGGATCTGTCGCCTTGCCTTTTTGTTAAGAAACAGCCGGTTCCCCAGAGGTCAACGATGATTGCGTTTGGAATGTTCCAGATTAAACACAGTCGTCTAGATGACGAGTTtcaattctaagcaactgtCATAAGAATAAAGTACAAATGCTCCACTGTCCTCAGCAACCCCAGCACCCGacccctaacccccccccccaaacctgCCCTGTACCCCTGTCCCCCCCCAGGCCAATACACATGATATAGTAGCCGGCGCGTCATCTTTCTGTTTACAGACGCGACATGACCATGCGAAGACGAAATCCCGACCCGACAGTTcgaattataaatcattattataaagcTTGCTGTTGCGAATCAGTGTAACGTAAGGAGACaattttgaacactgatttttttttgcgtaCTTCTGTACgtcattttcaataaaataaaaaaaaaagttctgtactTTAATGCTTTCGAAATTTAGGGATTAAGTTATAAATCTCCTTCGGTCAGAGGGAAATTACTCCATGTGTGCCGCACACATAACtacatcagtttaaaaatgtcactttaaagCTGGACGTGTAtaaatgttctgttttttttgttctaggTCAAAAATTATGTGGTAGGCCAAGTGTGCCGAACGCCCGATCTACAGAAGGGTTATCGACATCCTATAGTACTGGAAGCTATGTTACGTTTCAATGTGACTCCGGCTATGAGTTTGTAGGACTACATTACGCAAAGTGCGTAGACGGAAATTGGGAGCTCCCGGTGTGTAAAAGTAAGTATCATCTTTGCAAACATGACTAATATTTCTGAACAGCGCTGTGATTATATAATAAAGACAAGATTACTTCATGGGAAAAACCTCACACACGTGATTCCCCCTCAGTctggggttggggttttttcttaattaataGGTAGATTAACAACAACTTCTTAATGAGTTTCACAAAAGAAATACTTTATTCGGGGTGGATGTTTAAACATAAAACGCACTTCACAGAGCTGTGACGTCGCTCGACGCTGTAACTAAAGCGTACGCTAACCGTTTCAAGTCCCACCGcgtgctgcactacacacatcggCCGAGCCtgacagtggagagagagagagagagagagaggatataaATATGCTGTGAATATAAATATGCTGTGCAGGAACATCTAAAATCCACTGATGAACAGTAAATTActccatgtgcacacacacacacacacacacacacacacacacacaactaaatTAAAGCCATGTATAAATGTTCTGTTTTTAGGTCGAGATGAAACGGTGTGTTCTGCCCCACGCGTGCCAAACGCCCGACCTGCAGTAGATTTAACATCGTTCTATGCTACTGGACGAACTGTTAGATTTGTATGTGACAGCGGCTATGAGTTTGAAGGAACAGATACTGCGTGGTGTGAAGATGGAATTTGGAGGCTGCCAGTGTGTAAAGGTGAGACATTACAAGGCCATCATTTACCTCTCTCAGTACATACCAGTTACACATATCACCGTACAGATACAAATACTACCTTTTACGCCTGATGCGAGGACACGGTAACACGTCTCGTAGCCGGAACTTTGGCCTGACTATTTGTCGAGGGTGAGAACACGAGCACGGTGTTCTACTTTAGAAATGTTGGGCCTCgtttatgaatattttagtaGAGTTGAGTAGGAATGTAATAAGCGTCTGAATCAGTGTAACTGGAAGTGTGTATGACTTTTATAAAGGACTGGAATAACTCTTTCATGTGCAGGACGTTGGCCTCACGGTGGATCTCTACATCCTGATCCTGATGCGGTTCTGTTGCCTGGTAATAAAGATCACAAATTCACTCCCAGATCGCTCACATTTTACactgttattaaaaatgaagtTGTGTGTTTAGCTGCAATCTCTTGCTAATCTCACCCTGACTCGGGCACTCCGTAAACGTTAGTCTCAAATTTCCTCCCAAATTCACACTTCCTGCAGCGTGTCATGTTacgtatacagtgggggaaataagtattgaacacgtcaacattttttttcaaaaataacattaaagtccgtaaataaaatggaatgacatggggaaaaaagtattgaacacgctaagaaaaagcagttcttcaAAGCAAGGTAAGTCAAGGaaccaaaatatatttactgacaaaaatgttgacgcctccaatacttatttccccccgcTATATGTGTgctttctacagtatatttataattaacgaTTTATTCCGTTAATCTCCACGTCGTCACACGTATTGTCTCTGATTTCAGTCAGAAATTGTGGAACTCAACCCCTTATTGAAAATGGAGACGTTACCGAGCTACCAGATGGAAATGAATTAAAAGCACAGTGTAAGAAACTTTATAAACTAACAGGACCTGGAACAATAAGATGTGTTAACGGGAAATGGACGGAGCTCCCGGTGTGTAAACGTGAGTATTAATTACACCAAACAACTATTTTACAACGCTGAGAGAACAAATGAAGTCGTGATTCGACAACATTTAGAAatggtttattattgttttctgttTCCTAGCGCCGTGTAAACTGGATAGGACAAAAATTCTTCATACTTATCATCCTGATGAATATCTGCAGGAGGGTGAAAGGAAGAGATTTTACTGTAGTAACCGTTATCAAATAGATATCAGCTGCACTAAAGGAACAACAGTCTATGGTGAATGTAAGTGCATCCTGTGTTTTATCGAGACAAAAGCAATAACGGCGTTTCTCTACTTACAgattcatttatctttattttccGCACAGTTATtacataatgaataaaacacacagcacacagcacTTTACCagcttcagattttttttatccatttattataGTCACCATGAATGTTGTGTGACCTCTTAtcaaacaagttagttctgTTCTCGCTTACATTCTAGTAACTATAAACGCGCTGTTCCCTCACCGGCCGCTCTTCGTCCTCTCTTTTAACGTGACtacgccgacactggagactccttccagagaacttcaccatatcaacgactACATACAttccatacatacataatcTGTCAGTGCACAGTATAGAAACATTAACGTATTAGAATTTGTAGCTGCGCTAGTGTCAGAGCCGCTCTTCTAGAAATGTATTCCACCctaaccttctgaccaatcaggatccaggattcaacagcgctgtggtgaaAGAATGCAGTAATATTAGGACCTGTGATCGTTATTATGCTCAGTTGCTTTAATGAGGTTTATTTGAGCAGTTTTGAACAAAATGGAGGATGAGGATGTGTAGTTGAACGTTTTGGGGATTTTATTGAGACTGTCTCTGATggctgtttattttgtttacaggTAAATACCACTGGGTAAGTACATAAACACCTATTTTAATTATAGgtaaaaactaaatgcaattaatatattataataactgtATCAGTAGAGTAACACTGTCTGTGGTCCAGTGCTGATACTGAATCTTAATTCAGATATATTCATTCATGTCTACGTGCACTAGGTTTGGACAGTGAGCTGAGCTCTGTCGACGACGAAATCTGGGAGGAGGAGTGGGAGGGATCATCTGCAGAGCTCCTGCTACTGATCAGAAATCATCCTTCTCAGCATTAACGCTCACTTTtcaaccaaaataaataaaagcacatcactTTTGGCTTTGCGTTTCCTTTTCACTAGACCCACAGAACAAATAGAGATGTCATTGAGGTTGCGTGAATGGAAAGAGAACTCCGCCATTTTGATTGTATGACCTGTGACTTTAATAGGTCCATAAAATGGAAAGCAGTCTCTAGATCATACTGCAGGATTTGGAAATTTTGTCATATCGTTCCAGTCAGGGGCGATAAGCGAGTCCTAAAGGAACCGCAGCGGACAGAACGTTAATGGCAAAATTGGTTTAATGATGTAGAGCTTTTAAGAACATCattttggtgcaaaaacaatgaattgtttttaatgacGTTATCCCTACTATGTTAAATCACTCACACATAAGCTTTAGActcacatttaatattttcttgAAATCCACCACCTATaccagtgcattgtgggattgaaTAAGGATATTTTTCCACTATAAAATGGCCAACGTCAGACACAGCacctgttgcatttttttttttttaaaaaaaaaacaacactcataggaaaaaaaaagggttaagGGTTCACTATAATTAAATATCCTTAGCTTCTGACAGGAAGTTCTACATAAGAGGTGCATGCTGGTTTCTACATAATACCTTTAAGATAACTAAATAACTATGTATTTAAGCTAGAacacttttgtttttcctcaaaaaacacaatattactaAACTAGTTAGCATAAGAAAACAAATCCTGAACACGCCAACGAGGTGCATTAGAAGTACCAAACATTTGCCTATGCTGTGCCGTACCATAAACCCAAATCGTCCTGTTGAGGATTATATAGAGAGCAAAAGATAAAAGAGTAACTTAATGGCATTTCGTTATCTCTCACGTCACTACTGAAGTACATTACAGAATAGACCAGGCCAAATCCTGTTCATTCTCCACTCACATCCAGTCCCACCATGATGTTGCACATCTAATGCGCTTGGAACGCTCTTGTGCTTATTAGCCATAATAACTTCCACATGTGACGGACATGCAGCGAGCATGATCGGTAAACACAACACGAGAGCCGAAAATTAATCGACAGCGTCCAATCAATCAGTTTCAAGAATTCACTCAAGAACACTGTGGTATACCTGATCTgatgtcatttgtttttgtttttttcttcattataatCTTATCATACACTTCTGACTATGCGAAACATATTAAATGGTTCATATGTTACACAGGAGATGCACAGGGAACTTTTGCTCTTGACAGTACTATTACTAgacaatgttaaataaaaaaaaaagtggaaacgTTAATAAAAGTCCATTGACATTTCATGATCTTATTAGGTGAGCTTTTAAAACGCTACTGAGCGTGCTCAGAGGTGGCCGAGTCGAGGCCGAGCAGCGTGCTGAGGTACGAGGGCTCCCTCGGGTCCAGGATCTGATCCGACCGGACCGGGTGCACGATGTTGGCCGGCTGAGGAGTGAGCGTGTATTTTTCCAGGAAGACCAGGTCAGTGGATGGCTGGTATCCACCTGGCTGCTGCTGCAGATCGGCACCGGCTTCCTCTGGAACGTGGACCGGCACCAAAGCCACGGGGACGCATACCTCGGCCGGTTTGGACGTTTGGGACGTGTCGGGTGTTTCGGAAGAGGCTGGGTTGGGAGGACGCGCGCTGTGGACGTGGTCCACGTGATATTTGAGCTTGTCCTTGCGTTTGAAGGCGGCGCTGCAGTGAGGGCAGCTGAAAGGCCGCACCTCTGAGTGGATAACCATGTGCTTGGTCAGAGTTTTCTTGATGCGGAAGGTTTGGTTGCAGATCACGCAGCGGTGAGGCTTCTCTCCTGGtttaaaacacatacacacacataaacacacacgttGATCAAAATGAAATTTATCCTGAAATCATGGCACTGGTTTACAGCACGCATGGATTAGGGGTGTGGTTGTGTGGGTCATCCTTAAAGGCGTGGCCTGTTTGCATATCAGTCCTACTAATAGATCTGGGTCAGTTTCAATGGAGGAGGCATGGCCTTTGTGTGTCACTTTTAgaaaaggaggcatggcctttcTACTTGTCAGACCCAGTGAAGTAGGCGTGGAAgtgaggaggtgtggtctctgtacctgtcagtcttaataaaaggaggcatggcttctGTGCTTATCATTCACACTAAAGGAGCTGTGTTCTCTGCAACTGTCAGTCTTAGAGAcagaggcgtggcctatgtgcctCTCAGTTTTAGTAAACGGAGGCATGGCTATGCTTGTCAGTTTTAATAAAGGAGATGTGGCCTCTTTGCTTTCTGTCTTAATAAAGGAATCCACTCTATGCATGGCCATTCCAGGCATGGAGTCGTGGTTTCTATGACCGTCTGACTTAGAGacggaggcgtggcctctatgccTCTCAGTCTATGCGGCTCAGCTTTGAATCACACTGCAGTAAATCATCAGCTGGCCTGGATTGATCCAGCTGACTGACAAAGCACGCCGTATCATCTCGAGATGAGAGGCAACGTTACCTGAATGCGTCCTGAAGTGTGTCATCAGATTGGTTTTGCCTCTGAACTCTTTCTTGCACACCTCACACTGGTGCACTACAGCCTTGTACCTGCAGGTTCAGAGAACACACTGTCAGAGCGGTTAAACAATATTCTGTCCGAAGACTAATAATCGGCCAAACACAATACAACACGGTATACTGATGTCGTTTAAGTGTatagaagtgttttttttactttctccacactttctcTCCCAGGTGAATACTTTTGTAGTGGACGTTCAGGTGATCGGCGCGTCTGAAACATTTCCCGCACTCTTCACACTGATGCGCTCTCTCGCCTGTGGGGGTACGGAACTGTGCGTTAATAAGACATTTATCATTTCGGTTTAGAACACGCCCTTGTCAGGATTTGTTTACATCGTATTCTCTTATATGTTAAAGAAGATTTCGTTCCTCCATGCTCTGATgtagtctaaaaaaaaaaagt contains:
- the LOC128609764 gene encoding coagulation factor XIII B chain-like isoform X1, encoding MRIIIIILAFSICSCPAVLAIVLNCERPKLMNGFFVPHLDIYEHGVNISYGCDTGLKPALETWWGEITCNEGQWSHNPQCIDKTHCSPHVPNTHAEKPLKTSYAPNEDFHFKCEPDFEFESGNSKARCENGKWMLPKCTRKPEFCAPPPRVFKGMIIQPYQDAFKNGARLDYVCAEGYKIEGNNYNVCENGRWTNSPTCVEKSPCSSKPAVQNARPADKLKRSYNHGDTVQFICNRGYRFEDTDSAQCEDGTWKLPGCIDPTRCTAPRVANARPTGSLESSYSSGTYVRFQCDYGYEFKRGDPYATCVDGTWRLPVCQKLCGRPSVPNARSTEGLSTSYSTGSYVTFQCDSGYEFVGLHYAKCVDGNWELPVCKSRDETVCSAPRVPNARPAVDLTSFYATGRTVRFVCDSGYEFEGTDTAWCEDGIWRLPVCKGRWPHGGSLHPDPDAVLLPVRNCGTQPLIENGDVTELPDGNELKAQCKKLYKLTGPGTIRCVNGKWTELPVCKPPCKLDRTKILHTYHPDEYLQEGERKRFYCSNRYQIDISCTKGTTVYGECKCILCFIETKAITAFLYLQIHLSLFSAQLLHNE
- the LOC128609764 gene encoding complement factor H-like isoform X3, producing the protein MNGFFVPHLDIYEHGVNISYGCDTGLKPALETWWGEITCNEGQWSHNPQCIDKTHCSPHVPNTHAEKPLKTSYAPNEDFHFKCEPDFEFESGNSKARCENGKWMLPKCTRKPEFCAPPPRVFKGMIIQPYQDAFKNGARLDYVCAEGYKIEGNNYNVCENGRWTNSPTCVEKSPCSSKPAVQNARPADKLKRSYNHGDTVQFICNRGYRFEDTDSAQCEDGTWKLPGCIDPTRCTAPRVANARPTGSLESSYSSGTYVRFQCDYGYEFKRGDPYATCVDGTWRLPVCQKLCGRPSVPNARSTEGLSTSYSTGSYVTFQCDSGYEFVGLHYAKCVDGNWELPVCKSRDETVCSAPRVPNARPAVDLTSFYATGRTVRFVCDSGYEFEGTDTAWCEDGIWRLPVCKVRNCGTQPLIENGDVTELPDGNELKAQCKKLYKLTGPGTIRCVNGKWTELPVCKPPCKLDRTKILHTYHPDEYLQEGERKRFYCSNRYQIDISCTKGTTVYGECKCILCFIETKAITAFLYLQIHLSLFSAQLLHNE